A portion of the Micromonospora vinacea genome contains these proteins:
- a CDS encoding glycoside hydrolase family 65 protein: MIRERAYPVEPWHVRETRLDMDVLAQSESVFALSNGHVGLRGNLDEGEPHGLPGTYLNSFYELRPLPYAEAGYGFPESGQTIVNVTNGKLMRLLVDDEPLDVRYGELLAHERILDLRAGTLHRELHWRSPAGREVKVRSTRLVSFTQRSVAAISYEVEAVDGPLRLIVQSELVANESLPAQSKDPRVAAVLESPLLAEEELTTPDGGQLIHRTKVSGLRVAAAMEHEVHGPDHTTIESEGYQDWVRTTIACVLQPGEKLRVIKYLTYSWSSRRSLPALRDQVGAALAGARLDGWDGLHREQRNYLDAFWDAADVLVEGDPEVQQAVRFGLFHVLQAGARAEQRPISAKGLTGPGYDGHAFWDTEMFVLPVLTYTQPSAVRSALQWRHSTLESARERAETLNLRGAAFPWRTIEGPESSGYWPAGTAAFHIAADIADAVRRYVMVTGDTQTEREIGLELLVETARLWRSIGHHDRHGRFHIDGVTGPDEYTAVKNDNIYTNLMAQRNLLAAADVVMRYRDEAFHLGVTDEEAASWRDAAASMHIPYDEELDVHQQVEDFTRLQEWDFTHTPAEKYPLLLHYPYFELYRKQVVKQADLVLAMHWRGDAFTPEEKVRNFLYYERRTVRDSSLSACTQSVLAAEVGHPELAHTYLREAALMDLHDLNENTRDGVHMASLAGAWLALVSGFGGLRDHDGELSFAPRLSSRLSRLEFSLQWRGLSLRVDVRPHQTTYSLRHGGPDDVVELRHHDQVLRVTCDEPVTVPVPPAEPTGPPPEQPPGRSPLLRLPEREQ; the protein is encoded by the coding sequence ATGATTCGGGAGCGCGCCTATCCGGTCGAGCCGTGGCACGTCCGGGAGACCCGGCTGGACATGGACGTGCTGGCCCAGTCCGAGTCGGTCTTCGCGCTCTCCAACGGGCACGTCGGCCTGCGGGGCAACCTCGACGAGGGCGAGCCGCACGGCCTGCCCGGCACCTACCTCAACTCGTTCTACGAGCTGCGTCCCTTGCCGTACGCGGAGGCGGGCTACGGCTTCCCCGAGTCGGGGCAGACCATCGTCAACGTCACCAACGGCAAGCTGATGCGGCTGCTGGTCGACGACGAACCGCTCGACGTGCGTTACGGGGAGCTGCTCGCCCACGAGCGGATCCTCGACCTGCGGGCCGGCACGCTGCACCGGGAGCTGCACTGGCGTTCGCCCGCCGGCCGCGAGGTCAAGGTGCGTAGCACCCGTCTCGTCTCGTTCACCCAGCGTTCCGTGGCAGCCATCAGCTACGAGGTGGAGGCGGTCGACGGCCCGCTGCGGTTGATCGTGCAGTCCGAGTTGGTGGCCAACGAGTCGCTGCCCGCGCAGAGCAAGGATCCCCGGGTCGCGGCGGTGCTGGAGTCGCCGCTCCTGGCCGAGGAGGAGCTGACCACCCCCGACGGCGGGCAGCTGATCCACCGCACCAAGGTCTCCGGTCTGCGGGTCGCCGCCGCCATGGAGCACGAGGTGCACGGCCCGGACCACACCACCATCGAGTCCGAGGGATACCAGGACTGGGTGCGGACCACCATCGCCTGCGTACTTCAGCCCGGCGAGAAGCTGCGGGTGATCAAATATCTGACCTACAGCTGGTCGAGCCGCCGGTCCCTGCCGGCGCTGCGCGACCAGGTCGGCGCGGCACTGGCCGGCGCCCGGCTCGACGGCTGGGACGGGCTCCACCGGGAGCAGCGCAACTACCTCGACGCGTTCTGGGACGCCGCCGACGTGCTGGTCGAGGGCGACCCGGAGGTGCAGCAGGCGGTCCGCTTCGGTCTCTTCCACGTGTTGCAGGCCGGCGCGCGGGCCGAGCAACGGCCGATCTCGGCGAAGGGGCTGACCGGCCCCGGTTACGACGGTCACGCCTTCTGGGACACCGAGATGTTCGTCCTGCCGGTGCTCACGTACACCCAGCCGAGCGCGGTGCGCAGCGCGTTGCAGTGGCGGCACAGCACGCTGGAATCGGCGCGGGAACGGGCCGAGACGCTCAACCTCCGGGGCGCCGCCTTCCCCTGGCGGACCATCGAGGGTCCGGAATCATCCGGATACTGGCCGGCCGGTACGGCGGCGTTCCACATCGCCGCCGACATCGCCGACGCCGTGCGCCGCTACGTGATGGTCACCGGCGACACTCAGACGGAACGGGAGATCGGGCTGGAGCTGCTGGTGGAGACCGCCCGGCTGTGGCGCTCGATCGGCCACCACGACCGGCACGGGCGGTTCCACATCGACGGCGTCACCGGCCCGGACGAGTACACCGCCGTGAAGAACGACAACATCTACACCAACCTGATGGCGCAGCGGAATCTGCTCGCCGCCGCCGACGTCGTCATGCGCTACCGGGACGAGGCGTTCCACCTCGGTGTCACCGACGAGGAGGCCGCGAGCTGGCGGGACGCCGCCGCCTCCATGCACATCCCGTACGACGAGGAACTCGACGTCCACCAGCAGGTGGAGGACTTCACCCGCCTCCAGGAATGGGACTTCACGCACACCCCTGCGGAGAAGTACCCGTTGCTGCTGCATTACCCGTACTTCGAGCTGTACCGCAAGCAGGTGGTGAAGCAGGCCGACCTGGTCCTCGCCATGCACTGGCGGGGGGACGCCTTCACCCCGGAGGAGAAGGTACGCAACTTCCTCTACTACGAGCGCCGCACCGTGCGCGACTCGTCGCTGTCGGCCTGCACCCAGTCCGTGCTCGCCGCCGAGGTGGGCCACCCCGAACTCGCGCACACCTACCTGCGTGAGGCAGCGCTGATGGACCTGCACGACCTCAACGAGAACACCCGCGACGGCGTACACATGGCGTCGCTGGCCGGCGCGTGGCTCGCCCTGGTCAGTGGGTTCGGCGGTCTGCGGGACCACGACGGCGAGTTGTCCTTCGCCCCCCGGCTCTCCAGCCGCCTCAGCCGGTTGGAGTTCTCGTTGCAGTGGAGAGGGCTGTCGCTGCGGGTGGACGTCCGGCCGCACCAGACGACGTACTCGCTGCGGCACGGCGGCCCGGACGACGTGGTGGAGTTGCGCCACCACGACCAGGTGCTGCGGGTGACCTGCGACGAGCCGGTGACGGTGCCGGTGCCGCCGGCCGAGCCGACCGGCCCGCCGCCCGAGCAACCACCGGGTCGGTCTCCGCTGCTGCGGTTGCCCGAACGGGAACAGTGA
- a CDS encoding dienelactone hydrolase family protein: MDEQRGTVTIPVGDAQLPADLTLPAQPVGVVLFAHGSGSSRHSPRNVAVARTLNDSGLGTVLADLLTPAEDEVDARTAELRFDIGLLASRLAGIIDWLAVERPAGDVPIGLFGASTGAAAALVAAASRADRVAAVVSRGGRPDLADDALAQVRTPTLLLVGGLDEEVITLNERALAELGEVGELRVIPGATHLFEEPGTLEQVADQAGNWFTTHLSR, translated from the coding sequence ATGGACGAGCAGCGCGGCACTGTGACGATTCCGGTCGGGGACGCCCAACTCCCCGCCGACCTGACGCTGCCCGCCCAACCGGTCGGCGTGGTGCTGTTCGCGCACGGCAGCGGCAGTTCCCGGCACAGCCCGCGCAACGTGGCGGTGGCCCGGACGCTGAACGACAGTGGGCTCGGAACGGTGCTGGCGGACCTGCTCACCCCGGCCGAGGACGAGGTGGACGCCCGAACCGCCGAACTGCGCTTCGACATCGGGCTGCTGGCCAGCCGGTTGGCCGGGATCATCGACTGGCTGGCCGTCGAGCGGCCTGCCGGTGACGTGCCGATCGGCCTGTTCGGGGCCAGCACCGGTGCTGCCGCCGCCCTGGTCGCGGCGGCGTCCCGTGCCGACCGGGTGGCTGCCGTGGTCAGCCGGGGCGGTCGGCCGGACCTGGCCGACGACGCGCTGGCCCAGGTGCGTACCCCCACGTTGCTTCTGGTGGGTGGGCTGGACGAAGAGGTGATCACCCTCAACGAGCGGGCGCTGGCCGAGTTGGGCGAGGTCGGTGAGCTGCGGGTGATCCCCGGGGCCACCCACCTCTTCGAGGAACCCGGCACCCTTGAGCAGGTCGCCGACCAGGCTGGCAACTGGTTCACCACGCACCTCAGTCGGTGA
- a CDS encoding antitoxin, with protein sequence MDKAKDFADKHDKQVDQGAEKAGDMADKRTGGKYGDQIDKGVDQAQARTGEGDQVR encoded by the coding sequence ATGGACAAGGCCAAGGACTTCGCGGACAAGCATGACAAGCAGGTCGACCAGGGTGCGGAGAAGGCAGGCGACATGGCCGACAAGCGCACCGGCGGCAAGTACGGCGATCAGATCGACAAGGGCGTGGACCAGGCCCAGGCGCGCACCGGTGAGGGCGACCAGGTTCGCTGA
- a CDS encoding AI-2E family transporter, translating into MAAEEPGPTGGTGPRQTWAALPWLVRTAVLWSACLVVIAAGLYLLGRIAVLLAPLAIALAATIFLTALLDPVLLLLRRLRLPAALAALCTVLLLLGILVGVGALVWNLTASQFDQLSQELTQGVERSRDFVTSTLPVTEAQLDRLVDQAREGLSGSSPDPVAGARTATEVFGSALLALVLLFFLLKDGRSMWHWVLSRASGPNQPVLAEAGRNGWQTLGAYSRGTMFIAAIDALGIGLALVVLRVPLALPLALITFLGGFVPIIGATVAGAVAVLVALAANGPTTALLTLAAVIAVQQIEGNLLEPLVMKRQVRLHPAVILVAVTAGTLIAGIAGAFVSVPITAVLWRVIDTVQQRRAASTLLPTE; encoded by the coding sequence ATGGCCGCAGAGGAACCCGGACCGACAGGCGGCACCGGGCCGCGCCAGACCTGGGCGGCGCTGCCCTGGCTGGTCCGAACCGCTGTGTTGTGGAGCGCCTGCCTGGTGGTGATCGCCGCGGGGCTCTACCTGCTCGGCCGGATCGCCGTCCTGCTGGCGCCGCTGGCCATCGCGCTGGCCGCCACCATCTTCCTCACCGCGTTGCTCGATCCGGTCCTGCTGCTGCTGCGCCGGTTGCGCCTGCCGGCGGCGCTGGCAGCGCTCTGCACCGTACTGCTGCTGCTGGGCATCCTGGTCGGCGTCGGCGCCCTGGTGTGGAACCTGACCGCCAGCCAGTTCGATCAGCTCAGCCAGGAGTTGACGCAGGGGGTCGAACGCAGCCGGGACTTCGTGACGTCCACGCTGCCGGTCACCGAGGCGCAACTGGACCGGCTTGTCGACCAGGCCCGGGAGGGGCTCAGTGGCAGCTCTCCGGACCCGGTGGCCGGCGCCCGGACCGCGACGGAGGTGTTCGGCTCCGCACTGCTCGCGCTGGTGCTGCTCTTCTTCCTCCTCAAGGATGGCCGGTCGATGTGGCACTGGGTGCTGTCCCGGGCGTCCGGCCCGAACCAGCCGGTGCTGGCCGAGGCCGGTCGCAACGGTTGGCAGACGTTGGGCGCGTACAGCCGGGGCACCATGTTCATCGCGGCAATCGACGCGCTGGGCATCGGGCTGGCTCTGGTGGTGCTGCGGGTGCCACTCGCCCTGCCACTGGCGTTGATCACGTTCCTCGGCGGGTTCGTGCCGATCATCGGGGCGACGGTGGCCGGCGCGGTGGCGGTGCTGGTGGCGCTGGCCGCGAACGGTCCCACCACCGCGCTGCTCACCCTCGCGGCGGTGATCGCCGTACAGCAGATCGAGGGCAACCTGCTGGAACCGCTGGTGATGAAGCGGCAGGTCCGACTGCACCCGGCGGTGATCCTGGTGGCGGTCACCGCGGGCACGCTCATCGCGGGGATCGCCGGCGCCTTCGTCAGCGTCCCGATCACCGCAGTCCTCTGGCGCGTCATCGACACCGTCCAACAGCGCCGCGCCGCCTCGACCCTCCTGCCCACGGAGTGA
- a CDS encoding terpene synthase family protein: protein MGTVVSAVAVLPSHGDCSADAGVTAAMADDRPPADHGQSRLDESAERTVRRVRHRGGQAGRIRARQWEVTLVISIQAGLAAAIAALLAKNLLGPGSHVFAPAAAVGTIATAIGQRARRTFELLGGVGLGIVIGDTLRFLLGSGPWQTGVVVALAIAAALLVAGKGGPLVGQAGGTAVLIATLAPMEHGLEVPRIFDALVGGVVGLVVVALLLPINPMRVLDRAAAPIFAVLCEQLAELARAMRERDGARTMGVLERLRGTEDDLGRLHDALSGAEEVVTIAPVRWHRRQQYHRYARSAGHLERLLLDTRAMARWSTTALQYDEPIPPELPDAMGRLGQAVAEMRVECRVGDDPRRTRRLVEECAELAGRAAARGVKSFGESLVTGLRTAASDLLRAAGSEPEDANRIVRRAAGAGEAEIHPPVRRQLHRARPTRAARARRRAHIAARARNDGRAGLPARERPAR from the coding sequence ATGGGGACGGTGGTGTCTGCGGTGGCGGTGCTGCCGAGCCACGGCGATTGCTCGGCCGATGCCGGGGTAACCGCCGCCATGGCCGACGACCGCCCACCCGCCGACCACGGTCAGTCGCGGCTCGACGAGAGCGCTGAGCGGACGGTTCGTCGGGTGCGGCACCGTGGTGGGCAGGCCGGCCGGATCCGGGCCCGGCAGTGGGAGGTCACCCTGGTTATCTCCATCCAGGCCGGGTTGGCCGCTGCGATCGCCGCCCTGCTCGCCAAGAACCTGCTCGGCCCCGGATCGCACGTCTTCGCGCCCGCCGCCGCCGTCGGTACGATCGCCACCGCAATCGGGCAGCGGGCCCGCCGGACCTTCGAGCTGTTGGGCGGCGTGGGCCTGGGCATCGTCATCGGCGACACGCTGCGATTCCTGCTCGGCTCGGGCCCGTGGCAGACCGGCGTGGTGGTCGCGTTGGCCATCGCCGCCGCGTTGCTGGTGGCCGGAAAGGGTGGTCCGCTGGTCGGTCAGGCCGGCGGTACCGCCGTGCTGATCGCCACGCTGGCCCCGATGGAACATGGCCTGGAGGTGCCCCGGATCTTCGACGCGCTCGTCGGCGGGGTGGTCGGCCTGGTGGTGGTCGCGCTCCTGTTGCCGATCAACCCGATGCGGGTGCTGGACCGTGCCGCTGCACCGATCTTCGCGGTCCTCTGCGAGCAACTCGCCGAGCTGGCGCGTGCGATGCGCGAGCGCGACGGCGCCCGGACCATGGGCGTCCTGGAGCGGCTCCGCGGCACCGAGGACGATCTGGGCCGGTTGCACGACGCGCTCAGCGGTGCCGAGGAGGTGGTGACGATCGCCCCGGTGCGCTGGCACCGCCGGCAGCAGTACCACCGTTACGCCCGCAGCGCGGGTCACCTGGAGCGGTTGTTGCTGGACACGCGCGCCATGGCCCGTTGGTCGACCACCGCCCTGCAGTACGACGAGCCGATTCCGCCGGAGCTTCCGGATGCGATGGGCCGGTTGGGTCAGGCGGTGGCGGAGATGCGGGTGGAGTGCAGGGTCGGTGACGACCCCCGGCGCACCCGCCGGTTGGTCGAGGAGTGCGCCGAGCTGGCCGGGCGGGCCGCCGCGAGAGGGGTCAAATCGTTCGGCGAATCCCTTGTCACCGGACTGCGCACCGCGGCCAGCGACCTGCTCCGGGCAGCCGGTTCCGAACCCGAGGACGCGAACCGGATCGTGCGCCGGGCGGCCGGGGCCGGCGAGGCGGAGATCCACCCTCCGGTCCGCCGACAGCTGCACCGGGCCCGACCGACGCGGGCCGCCCGAGCCCGTCGACGCGCCCACATCGCCGCCCGGGCCCGTAACGACGGTCGGGCCGGCCTCCCCGCACGGGAGAGGCCGGCCCGGTGA
- a CDS encoding hemerythrin domain-containing protein produces MTNPPTDDDHDAVDILISDHRGIEAVLVELATRQGTPEHRRRLADVVIAELVRHSVAEEAYVYPIARKVLPDGDQIADREIAEHADAERTMKELESADPADPRFDELLAQLTSTVRHHVTEEEKELFPRLRAATAREELVEAAARVTAIKEIGPTRPHPGSPEHPPMNKLLAPGIGLVDRLRDALSGRPTSMDELTDERQR; encoded by the coding sequence ATGACCAATCCACCGACCGATGACGACCACGATGCCGTCGACATCCTGATCTCTGATCACCGTGGGATCGAGGCAGTCCTCGTCGAGTTGGCGACCCGGCAGGGCACCCCCGAGCACCGCCGACGCCTCGCCGACGTGGTGATCGCCGAACTCGTCCGCCACTCGGTGGCCGAGGAGGCGTACGTGTATCCGATCGCCCGCAAGGTGCTGCCCGACGGCGACCAGATCGCCGACCGGGAGATCGCGGAGCACGCCGACGCCGAGCGGACCATGAAGGAGTTGGAGTCCGCCGACCCGGCCGACCCCCGCTTCGACGAGCTGCTCGCCCAGCTGACCAGCACCGTCCGACACCACGTAACGGAAGAGGAGAAGGAGCTCTTTCCCCGGCTGCGCGCGGCGACGGCCCGGGAGGAGTTGGTCGAGGCGGCCGCCCGGGTGACGGCGATCAAGGAGATCGGGCCGACCCGGCCACATCCGGGAAGCCCGGAGCATCCGCCGATGAACAAGTTGCTCGCCCCCGGCATCGGTCTGGTCGACCGGCTGCGCGACGCGTTGAGCGGCCGACCCACCTCGATGGACGAGCTGACCGACGAGCGACAGCGCTGA